From the Candidatus Krumholzibacteriia bacterium genome, the window GTTGGCATGGGACTGCAGGGCGAAGAAGAGCGCTCCTTCGCCGATGGAGTCGGTGAGCGCCGTGCCGGTGGGGTTGATGTAGAACTGAAACTCGTTCGAACCGACGTGCTTGCCGGTGTAATTCGGATTGCTCTCGCAGGGTTGGGGGTAGCCAGGATAGGGCAGAGCGTCGATGGGCCAGGCGGTGTGCTCCGGAGTATTCCACGGCGGCTCCGCCAGCTTGTTGCTGAACTCGTTCAGGTAGAAGGGCACACAGTGCAGATCTCCGGGGAAAGCGTTGTTCACCGTCCCACAGCAGCGCCGGATGCTGCGGAAGAACTCCCACTCCTCGCAGCCGCGGATGTGCGCGAGCCCCGGGGTGGGCGGCCGGTTCCGCCGTATCCACTCGTCGTCGGAGAAGAGCACCACCCGCTTGCGCCACTTGCCGTCGTCGCCAGCGGCTGGCCTCTCGTAGAGAAGCGTCTTGTCCACGATGTTGTGTAGGTCCTGCGCATCGCTCGCCGGCCAGCGGCCGAGGAGGAGATCGGGGAAAGAGTCGCCCTCCCCGTCCATCTTGGCGTAGTGGCGCTCATAGAGGTCGTTGCGGTACTCGTTGCCGCCGCCGCCCGAGGCGGTGACGAGGAAATAGCGTTGCCGGTCCGGCACCAGGTTCGGGCCGCTCGTGGGCCGGACGCGGATGGCATCCTCGCTGCCGTCGCCGACGAGGAGCACGTAGGCGATGCCCCAGTTCTGGTAAGCGGCATGGATCAGCTGGTAGATCCCGTCGTAGTGCGCGAGGCCGCCGTTGAAGGCGTCGTAGGCGTCGCTCGTCCGCACGATTCGGATGCGCACCCCCTGGGACTCGCGAAAGGCTTTCCACTCCAGGAGCTTCGGGTCGTCGGCGAAGCTGTCGTGAGCCACCACCAGGGCGTCGTAGGAAACCGCGGAGTTCGGATCCAGCTCGTCGAGGATCGGATCCGGCGTGTCGTGCTCCACGTCGGTTGCCGCCAGCATGGGAATGCCGGCCCGCGGCGCCACCTGATAAACCCTGGTCGAACCGGCAGGCACGTCGTCGGTGAGGGTGAGCGTGTTGCCCGCGAGCGCACCGGTGAGATCGAACCAGGCCGGAGCCTTGGGGTCGGTGACGTCGAGGGCAAGAAGAGGCTGGCCGCTGAACCCAGCGATGCTGAAGGCCGTGGGCCCGGCGGCCCCGCCGCTCGTGCAGCGCAGGCGATCCCCGCTGGCGAGGTAATCGGCCTGGTAGCGGAGCACGATCCGGTCGACGAAGGGCGATTTGTCCTGGAATCCATCGGGCGGTCCAGGGGGCACGAGCGGCGTCACGACGACGGTGAAGTCGCCGGGCTCGACCTGTGCGGCTGGAACGGTGCCGCAGAGGGTGATCACCGGCACCGGCGGTTGGCCCGGCGGGATGATGCCCGTGGAGCTCCCGAGAGCGACACGCGTGCCGCTCTGGAATTGCGCCGACACGGAGAAGTAACGCTGCAGCCAGTCCTGCTGGGTGTCGAGGCAGATCTGCAGGTCCGACCCGGCGGCGCGGCCTGGTGCATTCGTTCTCCACAAGGCCTCCGAGGGGACGGCAGCTTGGTCGAGGAGGAAATACATCTCTGCGTCGTCACCGAAAAACCACAGGTTCAGCACCCGGTCCTCTTCGATGACGATCTCCTGGGCGAACTGCGCCGGCCCCGGTGGGGGCAACGGGAGCGGAGTCCGCACCGGCATGCGTGCCGGTATGCCGGTCAGGGTCACGGAGAGCCAGTAGACGTTGGTGGCGGAATAGTTCGCCGCGTGCTCCCCTGCGGTGGCGTCGTCACGCGGATGCTCGGCATAGAAAACGAAGCTGTCGCCGAGGCGGAAGAGGCCGTCGCCGTCATCCTCCATCTGCAGCGGAATCTCCAGAATGCGAGGCTCGAGGGGTGCCGCCGGATCGAAGCGCTGGAGCACCAGGCGGAGCCGGTCGATCGGCGTGCCGTCCGGAAAACCGGCGTCGAGGAGCACCGCCGCCGGGACGCGGAGCGGCCCGGTGCTCCCGGCGCGGATCTTCCATTGCTCCTCGTTGAGAAGCCCCGGCCGCAGCATGCCGCTCGCCAGCGGTTTGCCCAGTCGTTCGGCCCGTCGCGGCGCTTGCAGCCAGCGACGGGCGCTCCGGTCGTTCAGCAGGACGGCATCATAGATCTGCTGCCATGGGCGCGGCGTGAGCTGGAAGGCGAGGGCGGCCTGGGGGTCGACGGCGCGCGCGCCGCGGAAACGCACCTCGAGCACGAGCCGGCGCACGATACGGAGATGGCGTGTGTGCGGATCGTAGAGAATCGGCCACACTTCGAGACGCGCCACCCGCTGGTGGCGCAGCATCCCGCTCGGACCGAGCGTTGCCGGCTGCGTTCTCGGCCCATCCTTGACGTAAGCCGCTGCATCGTAGGCCAACCACGTCTCCGCCATTCCCGTGCTCGGCTTTTCCGGCGACCCGCCTTCGCCATAGGAGACGCCCTCGAAGGCGCGCGGCAGGATGCGCACGTCCTCTTCGTCGTCCGCTTCCACCTCGAGAACTTGCAGCGACGCCTCGCCTCCAGGGGGCAATGCCAGCAAGCGCGACAGGACCGGGAGGTCGGGGGCACCGGGGGAGCCGGCGGCACTGGCGTCGGGTACATGGAAGCTCGTGAAGGGGACGCCGTCGAGGTCCTGCTCGAGCCGGAGCGGCGGCGGCAGCCGTACTTCCAGGCGGAGTAGCGAGCCGTCCACGGCTTCGGAGACCACGCGCCAATCCTGTGCGGAAACGGCGACCGGCAGGACGAGCAGGAACGCCACAGTCCCGGCACGATCCCGCCAGCTATGTCTCGACATCGAGGCTCTCCGTGCCCAGGGGCGGGCTGCAGGCGTGGGGGTGCCGTGCGGCTGCGAGATTATAAGGAGAGGTGACACAGCCGGTCAAGCCAACTTCACCCCACGATTCACTCGTAACCAACGTACCGACAATTATTTCGGGATGCTGCTTCGAGTTCAATCTCGCTCCCTTGTGCGCTCCACGAGCGCGACCTAGCATCCAGGAAGGGCGCCGCCGGTGTGTGCGGTGTGCGCCGTCGTCCCGCCTCTTCCGGCATCCGGATTGCCTCTTCCGGCGCGACGAATGGAGTACGGATGCCCCGACGCACGCTCATCATGGGCGCCGCCGGCAAGGACTTCCACGTCTTCAACACGCTCTACCGCGGGCGGGCGGAAGAGCGCGTGGAGTGCTTCACGGCGACGCAGATCCCCGGCATCGACACACGGCGCTATCCGGCGTCGCTGGCTGGGCCTGGCTATCCCGAGGGCATCCCCATCGAGCCGGAAGCCCGGCTCGAGGCTCTCATTCGCCACCATCGCATCGAGGAAGTCGTCTTCGCTTACAGCGATGTCTCCTACGAGTACGTCGAGGAGCGCCGCCGCCGCGTCGAGGCAGCTGGCGCGCGCTTCCACACTCCCGATCCGCGCGCCCTCATGCTGGAGACGACCCGCCCGGTGGTGGCGGTGTGCGCCGTCCGCACCGGCTGCGGCAAGAGTCAGACGAGCCGGCGGGTCCTGCAGGTGCTGCGCGACCTCGGCAAGCGCGTCGTCGTCGTTCGCCATCCGATGCCTTACGGCGACCTGGAGGCGCAGCGCCTGCAACGCTTCGCCTCCATCGCCGATCTCGAGGCGCAGCAGTGCACGATCGAGGAGATGGAGGAGTACGAGCCGCACCTGCGCAACGGCGCCGTCGTCTACGCCGGAGTGGACTACGCCGCCATCCTCGCCGCCGCAGCGGCGGAGGCGGATGTCCTGGTCTGGGACGGGGGCAACAACGACACGCCCTTCTTCCGGCCGACACTGCACATCACTCTGGTGGATCCGCATCGTCCGGGACACGAGGTTTCCTACTATCCCGGGCGGGAGAATCTCGAGCTCGCCCACGTGATCCTCTTCAACAAGATGGACTCGGCGCCCGCGGGCAACGTGGAGCGCATCGAGGCCAACATCCAGCGCGTGAATCCGCGGGCGACGCGCCTCTACGCCCGCAGCCCCATCGGCGTCGACCACCCCGAGTGGATCCGCGGCCGCCGGGTGGTCGTCATCGAGGATGGCCCCACGCTCACCCACGGCGGCATGAAGTACGGAGCCGGCATCTTGGCGGCCCAAGCGCACGGCGCCCAACCCGTCGATCCCCGCCCCTACCTGGTCGGCTCCCTCGCCGACACCTTCCGTCACTACCCCGAGATCGGCCGGCTCATCCCGGCCATGGGTTACGGCGACGGCCAGATCCGCGATCTGGAGGCGACGATCAATCGGGTGGATTGCGACGCCGTCATCGTGGCGACGCCCATCGACCTGCGCCGTATCGTGCGCCTCGAGAAACCCAGCGTCCGCGTCACCTACGAGCTCGACGACAACGGCTCGGAGCCGACGCTGGCGCAGGTGCTCCGCTCCGCCCTCAACGCATGATCAGCGCCAGAATCGCCTTCTGCGCGTGCAGCCGGTTCTCCGCCTGATCGAAGATCACCGAGTGCGGCCCGTCCATGACCTGGTCGGTCACTTCCTCGCCGCGGTGCGCCGGCAGGCAGTGCATGAAGAGGGCGTCCGGCGCCGCCTGCGCCATGAGTGCCGCGTCCACCTGGTACGGCCGGAAGAGCCGAACTCGTTGGTCGTGCTCCGCTTCCTGCCCCATGCTCGCCCAGGTGTCGGTGTAGATCACGTCGGCGCCGCGCACCGCGGCCACGGGATCTTCGACGACGCGGATCTCGGCGCCGCTTCGCGCCGCGAGCGCGTGGGCTTGCGCCAGGATGTCGGGCCGCGGCTGGTAGCCGGCCGGCGAGCCGACGCGCACCTGCATGCCCATGAGAGCCCCCGCCTGCAGCAGCGAGTGGGTGACGTTGTTCGAATCCCCCATGTAGGCGAGCTTGATGCCGGCGAGACGTCCTTTCTTCTCCTGGATGGTCATGAGATCCGCCAGCCCCTGGCACGGATGCAGCAAATCCGAGAGGCCGTTGATCACGGGCACGCCGCTGTAGCGCGCCAGGTCCTCGACATCGGCGTGTGCATAGGTCCGGGCCATGATGCCGTCCAGGTAGCGCCCGAGCACGCGCGCCGTGTCCGCGATGGTCTCGCCGCGGTTGAGCTGCAAATCTTGGCTGGAAAGGAAGAGCGCCTGTCCCCCCAGCTGGCCCATGCCTACTTCGAAGGACACCCGGGTACGCGTCGAGTTCTTCTGGAAGATCATCCCGAGGGTGCGGCCGCGGAGCAGGCGATGCTCCTTGCCGGCGCGGAGCTCGTCCTTCAAACGGGTGGCGACGCGGAGCATGGTGGCGATCTCTTCCGCGTCGAAATCGTGCATGGAGATGAAACTGCGGCCTCGCAGAGACACGCTGGCCTCCAGTGCGACGGTGGAAAGACGCTCGGCAGTCTACTCCCTGCTCCTGGGGCTGGCAACGGCACCGCCCGTCACCAGGCAACGCGGCGCGAAGTCGACGAGATCGAGGGAGACGCAGTGGAACTCGATCCCACGATGCATGCCCTCGGGATAGCTGCCCGGCGGCACCGCATGCAGGTGACCGTAGACGCAGAGACGCACGCCGAACTCCAGGAGCAGATCGAGAACCGGCGAGCTGCCGGTGGCGACCGCGTACGGCGGGTAGTGCAGCATGGCGAGCCGTGGACCTTCCCCGCGTGCCGCCTGCAGAGACAGCCGCAGGCGGCCGAGCTCGCGGGCGAAAATGCCGGCGTCTTCCGGCGTGGTCTCGGGGCTCGGCAAGAGCCAGCCACGACTGCCGCAGACTTGCCAGCCCTCGACGGCGATGCAGTCCTTCTGCAGGGGCACGATGCTGGGAGGAAGCGCTTGGCGCAGCTTCCTCAGGCTCCCCCACCAGTAATCGTGGTTGCCTTTGAGCAGGATCTTGCGGCCCGGAAGAGCACCGACGAACTCGAGATCGGGCCGCGCCTCGTCGAGACGCATGGCCCAAGAGGTATCGCCACAGACGAGGACGGTGTCGGTGTCGCGGACGCGCTCCCGCCAGCGGGCGGCGAGCTTTTCCGCGTGGCCCACCCATTCGGGGCCGAAGCGATCCATGGGCTTGTCGACTGCGAAGCCGAGGTGCAGATC encodes:
- a CDS encoding metallophosphoesterase, coding for DLHLGFAVDKPMDRFGPEWVGHAEKLAARWRERVRDTDTVLVCGDTSWAMRLDEARPDLEFVGALPGRKILLKGNHDYWWGSLRKLRQALPPSIVPLQKDCIAVEGWQVCGSRGWLLPSPETTPEDAGIFARELGRLRLSLQAARGEGPRLAMLHYPPYAVATGSSPVLDLLLEFGVRLCVYGHLHAVPPGSYPEGMHRGIEFHCVSLDLVDFAPRCLVTGGAVASPRSRE
- the argF gene encoding ornithine carbamoyltransferase; this translates as MSLRGRSFISMHDFDAEEIATMLRVATRLKDELRAGKEHRLLRGRTLGMIFQKNSTRTRVSFEVGMGQLGGQALFLSSQDLQLNRGETIADTARVLGRYLDGIMARTYAHADVEDLARYSGVPVINGLSDLLHPCQGLADLMTIQEKKGRLAGIKLAYMGDSNNVTHSLLQAGALMGMQVRVGSPAGYQPRPDILAQAHALAARSGAEIRVVEDPVAAVRGADVIYTDTWASMGQEAEHDQRVRLFRPYQVDAALMAQAAPDALFMHCLPAHRGEEVTDQVMDGPHSVIFDQAENRLHAQKAILALIMR
- a CDS encoding GTPase encodes the protein MPRRTLIMGAAGKDFHVFNTLYRGRAEERVECFTATQIPGIDTRRYPASLAGPGYPEGIPIEPEARLEALIRHHRIEEVVFAYSDVSYEYVEERRRRVEAAGARFHTPDPRALMLETTRPVVAVCAVRTGCGKSQTSRRVLQVLRDLGKRVVVVRHPMPYGDLEAQRLQRFASIADLEAQQCTIEEMEEYEPHLRNGAVVYAGVDYAAILAAAAAEADVLVWDGGNNDTPFFRPTLHITLVDPHRPGHEVSYYPGRENLELAHVILFNKMDSAPAGNVERIEANIQRVNPRATRLYARSPIGVDHPEWIRGRRVVVIEDGPTLTHGGMKYGAGILAAQAHGAQPVDPRPYLVGSLADTFRHYPEIGRLIPAMGYGDGQIRDLEATINRVDCDAVIVATPIDLRRIVRLEKPSVRVTYELDDNGSEPTLAQVLRSALNA
- a CDS encoding C25 family cysteine peptidase; its protein translation is MSRHSWRDRAGTVAFLLVLPVAVSAQDWRVVSEAVDGSLLRLEVRLPPPLRLEQDLDGVPFTSFHVPDASAAGSPGAPDLPVLSRLLALPPGGEASLQVLEVEADDEEDVRILPRAFEGVSYGEGGSPEKPSTGMAETWLAYDAAAYVKDGPRTQPATLGPSGMLRHQRVARLEVWPILYDPHTRHLRIVRRLVLEVRFRGARAVDPQAALAFQLTPRPWQQIYDAVLLNDRSARRWLQAPRRAERLGKPLASGMLRPGLLNEEQWKIRAGSTGPLRVPAAVLLDAGFPDGTPIDRLRLVLQRFDPAAPLEPRILEIPLQMEDDGDGLFRLGDSFVFYAEHPRDDATAGEHAANYSATNVYWLSVTLTGIPARMPVRTPLPLPPPGPAQFAQEIVIEEDRVLNLWFFGDDAEMYFLLDQAAVPSEALWRTNAPGRAAGSDLQICLDTQQDWLQRYFSVSAQFQSGTRVALGSSTGIIPPGQPPVPVITLCGTVPAAQVEPGDFTVVVTPLVPPGPPDGFQDKSPFVDRIVLRYQADYLASGDRLRCTSGGAAGPTAFSIAGFSGQPLLALDVTDPKAPAWFDLTGALAGNTLTLTDDVPAGSTRVYQVAPRAGIPMLAATDVEHDTPDPILDELDPNSAVSYDALVVAHDSFADDPKLLEWKAFRESQGVRIRIVRTSDAYDAFNGGLAHYDGIYQLIHAAYQNWGIAYVLLVGDGSEDAIRVRPTSGPNLVPDRQRYFLVTASGGGGNEYRNDLYERHYAKMDGEGDSFPDLLLGRWPASDAQDLHNIVDKTLLYERPAAGDDGKWRKRVVLFSDDEWIRRNRPPTPGLAHIRGCEEWEFFRSIRRCCGTVNNAFPGDLHCVPFYLNEFSNKLAEPPWNTPEHTAWPIDALPYPGYPQPCESNPNYTGKHVGSNEFQFYINPTGTALTDSIGEGALFFALQSHAN